In Streptomyces qaidamensis, one DNA window encodes the following:
- a CDS encoding acetyl-CoA C-acetyltransferase has product MSSGTSEANSSVIVAGARTPMGRLLGSLKSFSGADLGGFAIKAALDRAGIGGDQVQYVIMGQVLQAGAGQIPARQAAVKAGIPMNVPALTINKVCLSGLDAIALADQLIRAGEFDVVVAGGQESMTNAPHLLPKSREGFKYGAVEMLDAMAHDGLTDSFDGVAMGESTEKHNTRLGIARPEQDEIAALSHQRAAAAQKNGLFEAEITPVEIPQRKGDPVLFSKDEGIRGDTTAESLGKLRPAFSKDGTITAGSASQISDGAAAVVVMSKAKAQELGLEWIAEIGAHGNVAGPDNSLQSQPSNAIVHALKKEGLEVSDLDLIEINEAFAAVAVQSMKDLGVSTEKVNVNGGAIALGHPIGMSGARLVLHLALELKRRGGGVGAAALCGGGGQGDALIVRVPKA; this is encoded by the coding sequence ATGTCTTCTGGAACTTCCGAAGCGAACAGCTCGGTGATCGTCGCGGGAGCGCGTACGCCCATGGGGCGGTTGCTCGGCTCGCTGAAGTCCTTCTCCGGAGCCGACCTCGGCGGCTTCGCGATCAAGGCCGCCCTCGACCGTGCGGGGATCGGCGGCGACCAGGTGCAGTACGTGATCATGGGCCAGGTGCTCCAGGCCGGGGCCGGGCAGATCCCGGCCCGCCAGGCCGCCGTCAAGGCCGGCATCCCGATGAACGTGCCGGCGCTGACCATCAACAAGGTGTGCCTGTCGGGCCTCGACGCCATCGCGCTCGCCGACCAGCTCATCCGCGCGGGCGAGTTCGACGTGGTCGTCGCCGGCGGCCAGGAGTCCATGACCAACGCCCCGCACCTGCTGCCGAAGTCCCGTGAGGGCTTCAAGTACGGCGCAGTCGAGATGCTCGACGCCATGGCGCACGACGGTCTGACCGACTCCTTCGACGGCGTCGCCATGGGCGAGTCGACGGAGAAGCACAACACCCGTCTCGGCATCGCCCGGCCCGAGCAGGACGAGATCGCCGCGCTGTCGCACCAGCGGGCCGCCGCCGCGCAGAAGAACGGCCTGTTCGAGGCCGAGATCACGCCCGTCGAGATCCCGCAGCGCAAGGGCGACCCGGTGCTCTTCAGCAAGGACGAGGGCATTCGCGGTGACACGACCGCGGAGTCGCTCGGGAAGCTGCGTCCGGCGTTCTCCAAGGACGGCACGATCACGGCCGGGTCCGCCTCGCAGATCTCCGACGGTGCCGCCGCCGTGGTCGTGATGAGCAAGGCCAAGGCACAGGAGCTCGGCCTGGAGTGGATCGCCGAGATCGGGGCGCACGGGAACGTGGCCGGGCCGGACAACTCGCTGCAGTCGCAGCCGTCCAACGCGATCGTGCACGCGCTGAAGAAGGAGGGACTGGAGGTCTCGGACCTCGACCTCATCGAGATCAACGAGGCGTTCGCGGCCGTGGCCGTGCAGTCCATGAAGGACCTCGGGGTGTCCACCGAAAAGGTGAATGTCAACGGTGGCGCCATTGCCCTGGGTCACCCGATCGGGATGTCCGGTGCGCGGCTCGTGCTGCATCTCGCGCTGGAGCTGAAGCGGCGCGGCGGTGGCGTGGGCGCGGCCGCGCTGTGCGGTGGCGGTGGGCAGGGTGACGCGCTGATCGTGCGCGTGCCCAAGGCCTGA
- the meaB gene encoding methylmalonyl Co-A mutase-associated GTPase MeaB, with protein MQDVSTLVAQAREGRPRAVARLISLVEGASPQLREVMAALAPLTGGAYVVGLTGSPGVGKSTSTSALVSAYRKQDKRVGVLAVDPSSPFSGGALLGDRVRMSDHASDPGVYIRSMATRGHLGGLAWAAPQAIRVLDAAGCDVILVETVGVGQSEVEIASQADTSVVLLAPGMGDGIQAAKAGILEIGDVYVVNKADRDGADATARELNHMLGLGESRGPGDWRPPIVKTVAARGEGVDEVVEALEKHRAWMEERGVLAERRAARASREVETIAVTALRERIGDLHGDRRLGALAERIVAGELDPYRAADELVAGLTEG; from the coding sequence ATGCAGGACGTCTCCACCCTGGTGGCCCAGGCCAGGGAAGGCCGGCCGCGGGCCGTGGCCCGGCTGATCTCCCTGGTGGAGGGGGCGTCCCCGCAGCTGCGGGAGGTGATGGCGGCGCTCGCGCCGCTGACGGGCGGGGCGTACGTGGTCGGGCTGACCGGGTCGCCCGGGGTCGGCAAGTCCACGTCGACCTCGGCGCTGGTCTCCGCGTACCGCAAGCAGGACAAGCGGGTCGGCGTGCTCGCCGTCGACCCGTCGTCCCCGTTCTCGGGCGGTGCGCTGCTCGGGGACCGGGTGCGGATGTCGGATCACGCGTCCGACCCGGGTGTGTACATCAGGTCGATGGCCACGCGCGGGCATCTGGGCGGGCTGGCGTGGGCGGCGCCGCAGGCGATCCGGGTCCTGGACGCGGCGGGCTGTGACGTGATCCTGGTCGAGACGGTGGGTGTGGGGCAGTCGGAGGTGGAGATCGCCTCCCAGGCCGACACGTCCGTGGTGCTGCTCGCGCCGGGTATGGGGGACGGGATCCAGGCGGCCAAGGCCGGGATCCTGGAGATCGGCGACGTGTACGTCGTGAACAAGGCCGACCGGGACGGGGCGGACGCGACGGCTCGCGAGCTGAACCACATGCTGGGGTTGGGTGAGTCCCGGGGGCCGGGCGACTGGCGTCCGCCGATCGTGAAGACGGTCGCCGCGCGGGGCGAGGGCGTCGACGAGGTCGTCGAGGCGCTGGAGAAGCACCGGGCCTGGATGGAGGAGCGGGGCGTGCTGGCGGAGCGGCGGGCGGCCCGGGCTTCGCGCGAGGTCGAGACGATCGCGGTGACGGCACTGCGGGAGCGGATCGGGGACCTGCACGGGGACCGGCGGCTCGGGGCGCTGGCGGAGCGGATCGTGGCGGGCGAGCTGGATCCGTACCGGGCGGCCGACGAGCTGGTGGCGGGGTTGACGGAGGGCTGA
- a CDS encoding PepSY domain-containing protein yields MKRNIVIAAVTAAALIGGGTATALATTGDDQASARQAANTKPADDGNRDDQDDRDDRDDDAAQVSSSDVTAPEAIASALKHTSGTVVSAELDDEDDSDKVVWKVDVLSGDNTWHSVSVDPSNGKVLGAQTDDEDDTAQVRAALKGSSVTAEEAAKAAAGKGVVTSVGLDEDGKDKSWEAETRTSGGAEQDWKIDLTSGKVTADRDDQNDQDDDQD; encoded by the coding sequence ATGAAGCGCAACATCGTGATCGCCGCTGTGACTGCCGCCGCGCTGATCGGAGGCGGGACGGCCACGGCCCTCGCGACCACGGGAGACGACCAGGCCTCGGCGCGGCAGGCGGCGAACACGAAGCCGGCGGACGACGGCAACCGTGACGACCAGGACGACCGCGACGACCGCGACGACGACGCCGCCCAGGTCTCCTCCTCCGACGTCACCGCGCCCGAGGCCATCGCCTCCGCGCTGAAGCACACGTCGGGCACGGTCGTCTCCGCCGAGCTGGACGACGAGGACGACAGCGACAAGGTGGTCTGGAAGGTCGACGTCCTGTCGGGCGACAACACCTGGCACAGCGTGAGCGTCGACCCGTCCAACGGCAAGGTCCTCGGTGCGCAGACCGACGACGAGGACGACACGGCGCAGGTGCGGGCCGCTTTGAAGGGTTCCTCGGTGACGGCCGAGGAGGCCGCGAAGGCCGCCGCCGGCAAGGGCGTGGTGACGTCCGTCGGCCTCGACGAGGACGGCAAGGACAAGTCCTGGGAGGCCGAGACCCGCACGTCCGGCGGAGCCGAGCAGGACTGGAAGATCGACCTCACCTCGGGCAAGGTCACGGCGGACCGCGACGACCAGAACGACCAGGACGACGACCAGGACTGA
- a CDS encoding response regulator transcription factor, with translation MRLLIVEDEKRLALSLARGLTAEGYAVDVVHDGREGLHRASEGTYDLVILDIMLPGLNGYRVCAALRAAGHDVPILMLTAKDGEYDEAEGLDTGADDYLTKPFSYVVLVARVKALLRRRGQGAGASPVHVHGDLKVDTAARRVFLGEDEIALTAKEFSVLEQLVLRAGEVVSKSEILEHVWDFAYDGDPNIVEVYVSTLRRKLRAGLIRTVRGAGYRLETSP, from the coding sequence ATGCGCCTGTTGATCGTGGAGGACGAGAAGCGGCTGGCCCTGTCGCTCGCCAGGGGCCTGACGGCCGAGGGGTACGCCGTGGACGTCGTCCACGACGGACGGGAGGGGCTGCACCGGGCATCGGAGGGCACGTACGACCTGGTCATCCTCGACATCATGCTGCCCGGCCTGAACGGCTACCGGGTCTGCGCCGCCCTGCGCGCCGCCGGGCACGACGTGCCGATCCTGATGCTGACCGCCAAGGACGGCGAGTACGACGAGGCCGAGGGACTCGACACCGGCGCGGACGACTACCTGACCAAGCCGTTCTCGTACGTCGTGCTCGTCGCCCGGGTCAAGGCGCTGCTGCGGCGGCGCGGACAGGGGGCCGGGGCTTCGCCCGTGCATGTGCACGGTGATCTGAAGGTGGACACCGCGGCCCGGCGGGTGTTCCTGGGCGAGGACGAGATCGCCCTCACCGCCAAGGAGTTCTCCGTACTGGAGCAGCTCGTGCTGCGGGCCGGCGAGGTGGTGTCCAAGTCCGAGATCCTGGAGCACGTCTGGGACTTCGCGTACGACGGTGATCCGAACATCGTCGAGGTGTACGTCAGCACGCTGCGGCGGAAGCTGCGCGCCGGGCTGATCCGGACTGTGCGCGGGGCCGGCTACCGGCTGGAGACGTCGCCGTGA
- a CDS encoding ATP-binding protein, with product MRRLFGSVRARATLGATLVVAVALVAAGAAVLLSLRSNLMGEAGTQAERSARAVASELAAGTPYDKLSGLDGDDGPVQVLDERERLVAASEDLERISGTDSDQVKPRPVTTPSGDGDDDSDDAGEALEPGEVSGESLFSNGSATIDGEAQDYRFAAVEVETHDRGHLKVYAGAPLAAEHGAVRTALTVMLIGFPLLLGVVAAVTWLVTRRALRPVEGIRREMAAITRSEDLARRVPEPDTHDEIARLASTTNETLAALETSVERQRRFVADASHELRSPIASLRTQLEVAAAHPELLDLDGAVEDTVRLQRLAADLLLLARLDAGERPNDAKVDLAGLAREEAEGRTGVTVDAEPVEVAGSRGQLGRVLANLLDNAQRHARSAVTVRVRREGDRVVVGVADDGDGVPDGDRERIFERFVRLDAARSRDDGGAGLGLAIARDVAVRHGGTLTAGRGPAGGALFELRLPLA from the coding sequence GTGAGGCGGCTGTTCGGGTCCGTCCGGGCACGGGCCACGCTGGGAGCCACGCTCGTGGTCGCGGTGGCGCTCGTCGCGGCCGGGGCCGCCGTGCTGCTGTCCCTACGGTCCAACCTGATGGGCGAGGCCGGCACGCAGGCGGAGCGCTCCGCGCGGGCGGTCGCCTCCGAGCTCGCCGCCGGAACGCCGTACGACAAGCTCTCCGGGCTGGACGGCGACGACGGTCCGGTGCAGGTCCTGGACGAGCGCGAGCGGCTGGTCGCGGCCAGCGAGGACCTGGAGCGGATCAGCGGGACGGACAGCGACCAGGTGAAGCCGCGGCCGGTGACAACGCCCTCCGGGGACGGCGACGACGACTCCGATGACGCGGGCGAGGCCCTGGAACCCGGTGAGGTCTCCGGCGAGAGCCTCTTCAGCAACGGGTCCGCGACGATCGACGGGGAGGCGCAGGACTACCGGTTCGCGGCCGTCGAGGTGGAGACCCACGACCGGGGGCACCTCAAGGTCTACGCCGGTGCCCCGCTGGCCGCCGAGCACGGGGCCGTGCGCACCGCGCTGACGGTGATGCTGATCGGGTTCCCGCTGCTGCTCGGGGTCGTCGCCGCCGTGACCTGGCTGGTGACCCGGCGGGCCCTGCGGCCCGTGGAGGGCATCCGGCGCGAGATGGCCGCGATCACCCGGTCGGAGGATCTCGCGCGGCGCGTTCCGGAGCCGGACACGCACGACGAGATCGCCCGGCTCGCCAGTACCACCAACGAGACGCTCGCGGCGTTGGAGACGTCCGTCGAGCGGCAGCGGCGGTTCGTCGCTGATGCTTCCCACGAGCTGCGCAGCCCGATCGCCTCGCTGCGGACACAGCTGGAGGTGGCCGCCGCGCACCCCGAGCTCCTGGACCTGGACGGGGCCGTGGAGGACACCGTCCGGCTGCAGCGGCTGGCGGCCGATCTGCTGCTGCTCGCCCGTCTGGACGCGGGGGAGCGGCCGAACGACGCGAAGGTCGACCTCGCCGGGCTCGCCCGGGAGGAGGCCGAGGGGCGGACGGGTGTGACCGTGGACGCGGAGCCGGTGGAGGTGGCCGGATCGCGGGGGCAGTTGGGGAGGGTGCTCGCCAATCTGCTCGACAACGCCCAGCGGCACGCCCGGTCGGCCGTCACCGTCAGGGTGCGGCGCGAGGGCGACCGGGTTGTGGTCGGGGTGGCCGACGACGGTGACGGCGTGCCCGACGGCGACCGGGAGCGGATCTTCGAACGGTTCGTCCGGCTGGACGCGGCCCGTAGTCGCGACGACGGCGGAGCCGGGTTGGGGCTCGCCATCGCCCGCGACGTGGCCGTCCGGCACGGCGGTACGCTCACCGCCGGGCGGGGGCCCGCAGGCGGAGCCCTGTTCGAACTCCGCCTGCCGCTCGCCTAG
- a CDS encoding AIM24 family protein, translated as MSTYGSPGAGPAVFDPATLPPDDNVNAYTFCVELKGSQWFLQKGKMIAYYGSIDFNGVGHGRLDRLVRTSFHSPLHASDWVVAAGSGKMLLADRAFDVNAYDLEEGNLTIRSGNLLAFQPTLSLKQSIVPGFLTLIGTGKFVAASNGPVVFMEPPIRVDPQALVGWADCPSPCHHYDHGYMTGVMGGLRALTGLGGASGEEHQFEFVGAGTVLLQSSETLMAEQTTGTVPHQAGVPGGGAHSPQAGQSGVPRLPGQLGDLQRRFGL; from the coding sequence GTGAGCACGTACGGAAGCCCCGGCGCCGGCCCCGCGGTCTTCGACCCGGCGACGCTGCCGCCCGACGACAACGTCAACGCGTACACCTTCTGCGTGGAGCTCAAGGGGAGCCAGTGGTTCCTGCAGAAGGGGAAGATGATCGCCTACTACGGCTCGATCGACTTCAACGGCGTCGGACACGGCCGGCTGGACCGTCTCGTGCGTACGTCGTTCCATTCGCCACTGCACGCGAGCGACTGGGTCGTGGCGGCGGGCTCGGGCAAGATGCTCCTCGCCGACCGGGCCTTCGACGTCAACGCGTACGACCTCGAAGAGGGCAACCTGACCATTCGCTCGGGCAACCTCCTCGCTTTTCAGCCAACTCTGTCACTGAAGCAATCAATCGTGCCGGGTTTTCTGACCCTCATCGGAACCGGAAAGTTCGTGGCCGCGTCGAACGGGCCGGTGGTGTTCATGGAACCCCCGATCCGGGTCGACCCCCAGGCCCTGGTCGGCTGGGCCGACTGCCCCTCCCCGTGCCACCACTACGACCACGGGTACATGACCGGTGTCATGGGCGGTCTACGTGCACTGACGGGTCTCGGCGGGGCCTCCGGCGAGGAGCACCAGTTCGAGTTCGTCGGCGCCGGGACGGTGCTGCTCCAGTCGTCGGAGACCCTGATGGCGGAGCAGACCACGGGGACCGTTCCGCACCAGGCGGGCGTGCCCGGCGGCGGGGCGCACAGCCCCCAGGCCGGGCAGTCCGGCGTACCGCGTCTTCCCGGACAGCTGGGGGACCTCCAGCGTCGCTTCGGGCTGTGA
- a CDS encoding AIM24 family protein: MAFREINAKMIEATVSPGQRLFSQRGAMLAYRGEVSFTPNTAGGQGGIMSMIGRRVADEDTPLMTVEGSGTVLFGHGGHHIQVIRLTGDTLYVEADRLLAFEGSLQQGTMFLGSQGGVMGMVRGQVSGQGLFTTTLKGQGAVAVMAHGGVIEIPITPQRPVHVDPQAYVAHHGDVRNKLSTALGWRDMVGRGSGEAFQLELSGSGAVYVQASEEKL; the protein is encoded by the coding sequence ATGGCCTTCCGGGAGATCAACGCGAAGATGATCGAGGCGACCGTCTCGCCGGGTCAGCGGCTGTTCAGCCAGCGCGGCGCGATGCTCGCGTACCGCGGCGAGGTGTCGTTCACGCCCAACACGGCGGGCGGGCAGGGCGGGATCATGTCGATGATCGGCCGCCGGGTCGCCGACGAGGACACGCCCCTGATGACCGTCGAGGGCAGCGGCACGGTCCTGTTCGGGCACGGCGGGCACCACATCCAGGTGATCCGGCTGACCGGCGACACGCTGTACGTGGAGGCGGACCGCCTCCTGGCCTTCGAGGGCTCGCTCCAGCAGGGCACGATGTTCCTGGGCTCGCAGGGCGGCGTCATGGGCATGGTGCGCGGGCAGGTCAGCGGCCAGGGCCTGTTCACGACGACGCTGAAGGGGCAGGGGGCCGTCGCCGTCATGGCCCACGGCGGCGTCATCGAGATCCCGATCACCCCGCAACGGCCGGTCCATGTGGACCCGCAGGCCTACGTCGCCCACCACGGCGACGTCCGCAACAAGCTGTCCACGGCCCTGGGCTGGCGGGACATGGTGGGGCGCGGCTCGGGCGAGGCGTTCCAGCTGGAGCTCAGCGGCAGCGGTGCGGTGTACGTCCAGGCGTCGGAGGAGAAGCTGTGA
- a CDS encoding AIM24 family protein, translating to MFRLQSSKVLAVDMTGDAVKAKNGSMVAYDGEMAFKKLSGGGEGIRGMVTRRLTGEQMTLMEVKGRGTCWFADRASEINLVSIQGDKLYVESSNLLATDAGLRTGTEFTGLRGASQGNGLFTTTVEGHGQAAIMSDGPAVVLRVSAQYPLTVDPGAYVAHQGNLRQSFQSGVTFRTLLGEGGGEAFQMRFEGDGLVYVQPSERNTIAGDV from the coding sequence ATGTTCCGACTTCAGAGCAGCAAGGTGCTCGCCGTCGACATGACCGGGGATGCCGTGAAGGCGAAGAACGGCTCGATGGTCGCGTACGACGGGGAGATGGCCTTCAAGAAGCTCAGCGGCGGCGGCGAGGGCATCCGGGGCATGGTGACCCGGCGGCTGACCGGTGAGCAGATGACGTTGATGGAGGTGAAGGGGCGCGGGACCTGCTGGTTCGCGGACCGCGCCTCCGAGATCAACCTGGTCAGCATCCAGGGCGACAAGCTCTACGTCGAGTCGAGCAACCTGCTCGCGACCGACGCCGGGCTGCGCACGGGCACGGAGTTCACGGGTCTGCGCGGCGCCTCGCAGGGCAACGGGCTGTTCACGACGACCGTCGAGGGCCACGGTCAGGCGGCGATCATGTCGGACGGCCCCGCGGTGGTGCTGCGGGTGAGCGCGCAGTACCCGCTGACCGTCGACCCGGGGGCGTACGTGGCGCACCAGGGCAACCTGCGGCAGTCCTTCCAGTCCGGTGTGACGTTCCGCACGTTGCTCGGGGAGGGCGGCGGCGAGGCCTTCCAGATGCGGTTCGAGGGGGACGGGCTGGTGTACGTGCAGCCGAGCGAGCGGAACACGATCGCGGGAGACGTGTGA
- a CDS encoding DUF3817 domain-containing protein has translation MDLKTATAIRRLRLVSAPEAISFLLLLVCSVLKRTTDFNAVPVMGAVHGALFVLYVIFWADAWNRAKWSLKTAALYFVLSVLPAGGFFAERRLRREAQDAVIATRARKEGVVGA, from the coding sequence GTGGACCTCAAGACCGCCACCGCCATCCGCCGCCTCCGCCTGGTATCGGCGCCCGAGGCGATCTCCTTCCTCCTGCTGCTGGTCTGCTCCGTGCTGAAGCGGACCACGGACTTCAACGCCGTGCCGGTGATGGGCGCGGTGCACGGTGCGCTCTTCGTCCTGTACGTGATCTTCTGGGCCGACGCGTGGAACCGGGCGAAGTGGTCGCTGAAGACCGCCGCGCTGTACTTCGTCCTCTCGGTGCTGCCCGCCGGCGGGTTCTTCGCCGAGCGCAGGCTGCGCCGTGAGGCCCAGGACGCCGTCATCGCGACGCGGGCCCGCAAGGAAGGCGTGGTGGGCGCGTGA
- a CDS encoding MTH1187 family thiamine-binding protein, whose protein sequence is MIVAFSVTPLGVGEDVGEYVADAVRVVRESGLPNRTDAMFTSVEGEWDEVMDVVRRAVAAVERRAPRVSLVLKADIRPGVTDGLTSKVETVERHLAE, encoded by the coding sequence GTGATCGTCGCCTTCTCCGTGACGCCGCTCGGGGTCGGTGAGGACGTGGGGGAGTACGTCGCCGACGCTGTGCGGGTGGTGCGCGAGTCGGGGCTGCCGAACCGTACCGACGCGATGTTCACCTCCGTCGAAGGTGAGTGGGACGAGGTCATGGACGTCGTCCGGCGTGCGGTCGCCGCGGTCGAGCGGCGGGCGCCCCGGGTCTCCCTCGTCCTCAAGGCGGACATCCGCCCCGGCGTGACGGACGGCCTCACGTCCAAGGTGGAGACCGTGGAGCGGCACCTCGCCGAGTAG
- a CDS encoding glycoside hydrolase family 6 protein, with the protein MPRLIHAFAALAVLGLAAGCSSHAATTSGVDAGKAAYAAGSSPFWTDPGSPAARQAQLWQRQGRGQDAELIRRIADQPVALWPAGETDPAPMVRAAASAAGREGKTAVLVAYNIPHRDCGGHSAGGAADGNAYREWIGRFADALGNAEALVVLEPDALAHVVDGCTPDEYHAEREQLLGEAVARLKQQPGTKVYLDAGNAGWIREPAKLVEPLKRAGIEPADGFALNVSNFQTTGVTTEYGVRLAQALGGKHFVIDTSRNGNGPLPGVWCNPPGRALGTPPTTGTGEPVVDAFLWIKRPGESDGTCEGGPAAGRWWPEYALELARNATG; encoded by the coding sequence ATGCCCCGGCTGATCCACGCCTTCGCGGCACTCGCGGTGCTCGGTCTCGCCGCGGGCTGCTCGTCCCACGCCGCGACGACATCCGGCGTCGACGCCGGGAAGGCCGCCTACGCGGCCGGCTCCTCACCCTTCTGGACCGATCCCGGGAGCCCCGCGGCCCGGCAGGCTCAGCTCTGGCAGCGGCAGGGCCGCGGGCAGGACGCCGAGCTGATCCGGCGGATCGCCGACCAGCCGGTCGCGCTGTGGCCCGCGGGCGAGACGGACCCGGCGCCGATGGTGAGGGCGGCGGCCTCGGCCGCGGGCCGGGAGGGGAAGACCGCGGTCCTCGTCGCCTACAACATCCCGCACCGGGACTGCGGCGGGCACTCGGCGGGCGGGGCGGCGGACGGCAACGCCTACCGGGAGTGGATCGGGAGGTTCGCCGACGCCCTCGGCAACGCCGAGGCCCTGGTCGTCCTGGAGCCCGACGCGCTCGCGCACGTCGTGGACGGCTGCACCCCGGACGAGTACCACGCCGAGCGCGAGCAGCTGCTCGGCGAGGCCGTCGCCCGGCTCAAGCAGCAGCCCGGCACCAAGGTGTACCTGGACGCGGGCAACGCGGGCTGGATCCGGGAGCCGGCCAAGCTGGTGGAGCCGCTGAAGCGGGCCGGGATCGAGCCGGCCGACGGCTTCGCGCTCAACGTCTCCAACTTCCAGACGACCGGGGTGACCACGGAGTACGGAGTGCGGCTCGCCCAGGCCCTCGGCGGCAAGCACTTCGTCATCGACACCAGCCGCAACGGCAACGGGCCCCTGCCCGGGGTGTGGTGCAACCCGCCGGGCCGGGCGCTCGGCACTCCGCCGACGACCGGCACCGGCGAACCCGTCGTGGACGCCTTCCTGTGGATCAAGCGGCCCGGGGAGTCGGACGGAACCTGCGAGGGCGGCCCGGCCGCCGGGCGCTGGTGGCCGGAGTACGCCCTGGAACTGGCCCGCAACGCCACCGGCTGA
- a CDS encoding MarR family winged helix-turn-helix transcriptional regulator, translating to MPKPLSLSFDPIARADERWKQRWGNVPSMAAITSIMRAQQILLAEVDAVVRPYGLTFARYEALVLLTFSKSGELPMSKIGERLMVHPTSVTNTVDRLVKSGLVGKRPNPNDGRGTLASITDKGREVVESATRDLMAMDFGLGVYDAEECAEIFAMLRPLRLSAGDFQEE from the coding sequence GTGCCGAAGCCGCTCAGTCTCTCCTTCGATCCGATCGCGCGCGCCGACGAACGCTGGAAGCAGCGCTGGGGAAACGTGCCGTCCATGGCCGCGATCACCTCGATCATGCGCGCCCAGCAGATCCTCCTCGCCGAGGTCGACGCGGTGGTCAGGCCGTACGGGCTGACGTTCGCGCGCTACGAGGCGCTGGTGCTGCTCACCTTCTCCAAGTCCGGCGAGCTGCCGATGTCCAAGATCGGCGAGCGCCTCATGGTGCACCCCACGTCCGTGACGAACACCGTGGACCGGCTGGTGAAGTCGGGTCTGGTCGGCAAACGGCCCAACCCGAACGACGGCCGCGGCACCCTCGCCAGCATCACCGACAAGGGCCGCGAGGTCGTCGAGTCCGCCACCCGCGACCTGATGGCGATGGACTTCGGGCTCGGCGTGTACGACGCGGAGGAGTGCGCGGAGATCTTCGCGATGCTGCGGCCGCTGCGCCTGTCGGCGGGCGACTTCCAGGAGGAGTGA
- a CDS encoding DUF3817 domain-containing protein — translation MKKSVLTRYRVMAYVTAVMLLVLCTCMVFKYGFDMGEDVTLAVSQVHGFLYIIYLVFAFDLGSKARWSFGKLLWVLLSGTIPFAAFFVERKVARQVEPLVSEPAPAVAKA, via the coding sequence ATGAAAAAGAGCGTGCTGACTCGCTACCGCGTGATGGCCTACGTCACCGCCGTCATGCTCCTCGTGCTGTGCACCTGCATGGTGTTCAAGTACGGCTTCGACATGGGCGAGGACGTCACCCTCGCCGTCTCCCAGGTCCACGGCTTCCTCTACATCATCTATCTGGTGTTCGCCTTCGACCTCGGCTCCAAGGCCAGGTGGTCGTTCGGCAAGCTGCTCTGGGTGCTGCTCTCCGGGACGATTCCCTTCGCCGCCTTCTTCGTCGAGCGCAAGGTCGCCCGCCAGGTCGAGCCCCTGGTCAGCGAGCCGGCCCCGGCTGTCGCCAAGGCCTGA